A single genomic interval of Nitrosomonadales bacterium harbors:
- a CDS encoding DUF11 domain-containing protein — MNIAHRIRRYVLLTGASALLCGAQLAHADSVGQVQTTKYFAPETVAMIKQRVQDVANGVPGATLGFKQGDTVSYIIQFTPIANNSDIGAGGYITDYIPAGAQVAGAWFVQPDGMGGFYQTSPPAPAQMANGFGNGGAGTYTATWTSDPYTIATCTAAGRTLANCTGNLAQLYADTGLFYSTDPRTQLFIDPSIDGRALQWSAPTGNGYYICPARGAQLVPLMGGLVSTCAAGGVSTHNLWDAGMTNGFGTTAASITALNALLPSAGVPAIDTNGSGVPPFNAGSPVAGPDSGYQLDYTGTVGPWQRISYPGSMVGSNAFVPTTNPATVAGTNTVLATPTMSGATFPLPPNTNAVRWAAGRLVVGTQSYVKISLLMTSPPPANGLVNNSEVFGGDTSPESSFGIGGGALGVGNRDSAWVYNVPSVASNVSTLYILKEVVCVYDATGTCMPNNGANLPTTGTPGPGPKVRYRISYINTNNGTQHNVTICDQLPNTLTPVNFATGVTAVSTNPNIGPPSSPAIAACGFGAGGTTFNYPTIPVISGGGAGILEFDVQFPLLTAGSTIVNTAKAVSTEIPAGVTSYTPSNVVTSLAANLLINKIVSPSTPNKGETVTYTVTVSNTGSTAASLATLVDVLPGRATAVLASQAPSRFNYLATSNVSVNGTPLSGVVATMTPPAAPATTNSETVTWTFPSGTTIPAGGQLAVTFTATAGDATANNLMLYNTAYRNTATINCAVACVLTPVAPNTATSKTTGLTATATLTPPSLQLAKTIDCVFDALGVCTPGSYAPPAAIPTNAKLRYKIVYTNPQAYAQTITLTDTLPASTTAAGNLYVESGPEIRPSAPVMSVNPAAAGAPRDPDALLTATAGGTLVTLAPTVLPGGSSGTLYLDVQTNAAAAAVVTNTASINSAERVAAAGAAITSAVSATATAVRVTKTASNTVIDAAGNVNYTITVANDGAAAVTFNRVEDILPLVAAPGTVTCGATTAACQALTVATLNGAPVAAPLPTYSAAARRYRWTFAAPNNSILPGQTFTLTFTATYTGVAPGTYLNTGRARIGGVTTSTPATAPVTVPPNTISVSKAVVTPSPANITPNSPVTYAITVTNTGAQPAPVTSVVDSLPAAAVGTIGYTSTASVLVNGVAQTGVAGAPAAGQYQNPAPAAPVAGAQQAVTWTFPAATTINPGQTMVITFVAQFGAVPTGQIYYNDVKANYTGGATASEIANDLAPVNVPAMSRITKTIDCVYNPTCTPGSYVDGTPIPVNAKLGYKIVYENLSASAASGITITDTLPTQVGANAVSNLIVNGTPAGAPAHPAGGGTVTLLTGGTLAAGASGTITFDLQTTATAGAGVTNTATMTTTQDPLGATGSTTAAAAGGNLSVSKAVTNGTSSTVAQGGTVSYTLSVTNTGSADATLTSLVDTLPGVANAAGATWRFAYAATGAMTLNGATVTPAYTPTVTPPAAPATLNKETVTWTFTGGVVIPAGQTFKLTFTATVGTLVPKGAADPGATYYNDVTANYTGGAFPSSTANGQAPVLVPFNTLTMSKSIDCVYDAALTTCQPYVVNTPLPPNAKLRYKLLYGNLSQAAQIVTLNDTLPASTTAAGNLYVGSGPDVRPSVPALSQNPAAAGAARGADAALTAIAGGTAVAMTAASLPGSSSGTLYIDVQTNAPSGGSVINCASISTVATDTCATPGVVKSTATASVQNVAILNIGKTTSTANVAPGGTATYTITVTNTGTAATTALKVYDFLPYNGTAVNGAKRLNYSATTAYTVNGTPTALTPAITTSVAPTVPPYASNLNQQQVQWDFGAYALAAGSSLTITFNATIGADMPSVSYYNSVRHEYTSAGINFSGNVDNNALITINSAQPSLTFLKTVDVYSDPVNDTTNPKLIPGAIATYTLTVTNSGTGPVDNNTLVITDPIPAEASLYVNDLGAPDSGPVIFTPGSSGLTFDPALHVEYFGGSPTPAWGYTPSPQPDGCDPLISEVRFKPQGSFAGDPTPPSPSFSLEFRVCVK, encoded by the coding sequence ATGAACATCGCACACAGGATACGCCGGTACGTTTTGCTCACAGGGGCTTCCGCCCTGCTCTGTGGCGCGCAGCTCGCGCACGCGGACAGCGTGGGCCAGGTACAAACCACCAAATATTTCGCGCCGGAGACGGTCGCGATGATCAAGCAGCGCGTACAGGACGTGGCGAACGGCGTGCCGGGCGCGACGCTGGGCTTCAAGCAGGGCGATACGGTCAGCTACATCATCCAGTTCACGCCGATCGCCAACAACTCCGACATCGGCGCGGGCGGCTACATCACCGACTACATCCCGGCGGGCGCGCAAGTCGCCGGCGCCTGGTTCGTGCAGCCGGACGGGATGGGCGGCTTCTACCAGACCTCGCCGCCCGCCCCCGCGCAGATGGCCAACGGCTTCGGCAACGGCGGCGCCGGTACCTACACCGCCACCTGGACCAGCGACCCTTACACCATCGCCACCTGTACCGCAGCGGGACGCACGCTGGCCAACTGCACCGGCAACCTGGCGCAGCTCTACGCGGACACGGGACTGTTCTATTCCACCGACCCACGCACGCAACTGTTCATCGATCCCAGCATAGACGGCCGCGCGCTGCAATGGTCGGCGCCCACCGGCAACGGCTATTACATCTGTCCTGCGCGCGGGGCGCAACTGGTTCCCCTGATGGGCGGCCTGGTGAGCACCTGTGCGGCCGGTGGAGTATCCACGCACAACCTGTGGGATGCCGGAATGACCAACGGCTTCGGCACCACGGCCGCCAGCATCACCGCGCTGAACGCGCTACTGCCCAGCGCCGGGGTTCCCGCCATCGACACCAACGGCTCGGGCGTACCACCGTTCAATGCCGGCTCCCCGGTCGCCGGCCCGGACAGCGGCTACCAGCTCGACTATACCGGCACCGTCGGCCCGTGGCAGCGCATCAGCTACCCCGGCTCGATGGTCGGTTCCAATGCCTTCGTCCCGACCACCAATCCGGCGACCGTCGCGGGAACCAACACGGTATTGGCGACACCGACGATGAGCGGCGCCACCTTCCCGCTGCCTCCCAATACCAACGCGGTGCGCTGGGCCGCGGGGCGGCTCGTGGTGGGCACGCAGAGCTACGTCAAGATCAGTCTGCTGATGACCTCGCCACCGCCCGCCAACGGCCTGGTGAACAACTCCGAAGTGTTCGGTGGCGACACCAGTCCGGAGAGCTCTTTTGGTATAGGCGGAGGTGCTTTAGGGGTCGGCAACCGCGACAGCGCCTGGGTGTACAACGTGCCCAGCGTCGCCAGCAACGTCTCGACCTTATATATATTGAAAGAGGTCGTCTGCGTGTACGACGCGACCGGGACCTGCATGCCGAACAACGGCGCCAACCTGCCCACGACCGGCACGCCGGGGCCGGGACCCAAGGTGCGCTACCGCATCTCCTATATCAACACCAACAACGGCACGCAGCACAACGTGACGATCTGCGACCAGTTGCCGAACACCTTGACACCGGTCAATTTCGCCACCGGCGTGACCGCCGTCAGCACCAATCCGAACATCGGTCCGCCCTCCAGTCCGGCCATCGCGGCATGCGGTTTCGGCGCGGGCGGCACCACATTCAACTACCCCACGATACCGGTGATCTCCGGTGGCGGCGCCGGTATCCTCGAATTCGATGTGCAATTCCCGCTGCTCACGGCAGGCTCGACCATCGTCAACACCGCGAAGGCCGTCAGCACAGAGATCCCGGCAGGCGTGACATCCTATACGCCGTCCAACGTCGTCACCTCGCTGGCCGCCAACCTGCTGATCAACAAGATCGTCTCCCCCTCCACCCCCAACAAGGGCGAAACGGTGACCTATACCGTGACCGTCTCGAACACCGGCAGCACGGCCGCCTCCCTGGCGACACTGGTCGACGTGCTGCCCGGCAGGGCAACCGCCGTGCTGGCAAGCCAGGCGCCGAGCCGCTTCAATTATCTGGCCACCAGCAACGTGTCGGTGAACGGGACGCCGCTGTCCGGCGTGGTCGCTACCATGACCCCGCCGGCGGCGCCCGCCACGACCAACAGCGAAACCGTCACCTGGACCTTCCCGTCCGGGACGACCATCCCGGCCGGCGGGCAGCTGGCGGTCACGTTCACCGCGACGGCCGGCGACGCCACCGCCAACAACCTGATGCTTTATAACACCGCCTACCGCAACACTGCGACCATCAACTGCGCCGTCGCCTGCGTGCTGACGCCGGTCGCCCCCAACACCGCGACCTCCAAGACGACCGGCCTCACCGCAACAGCGACGCTGACCCCGCCATCGCTGCAACTGGCCAAGACCATAGACTGCGTGTTCGACGCGCTCGGCGTCTGCACGCCGGGTTCATACGCTCCGCCCGCAGCCATCCCGACCAATGCCAAACTGCGCTACAAGATCGTCTATACCAACCCGCAGGCCTACGCGCAGACCATCACGCTGACCGATACGCTGCCCGCTTCGACCACGGCCGCAGGCAACCTGTATGTGGAGAGCGGGCCGGAGATCCGGCCCAGCGCTCCCGTGATGTCGGTGAACCCGGCTGCGGCGGGTGCGCCGCGCGACCCGGATGCGCTGCTGACGGCAACGGCGGGTGGCACGCTGGTGACCCTTGCACCGACTGTCCTGCCGGGCGGCAGTTCCGGAACCTTGTATCTGGACGTGCAGACCAACGCGGCGGCGGCGGCCGTAGTGACCAACACCGCCTCGATCAACAGTGCCGAGCGGGTTGCGGCGGCTGGTGCAGCCATCACCAGCGCGGTGAGTGCGACCGCGACGGCGGTGAGGGTCACCAAGACGGCAAGCAATACGGTGATCGATGCGGCCGGCAACGTGAACTACACCATCACCGTTGCCAACGACGGCGCCGCTGCCGTCACCTTTAACCGGGTGGAGGATATCCTGCCGCTGGTCGCCGCACCCGGAACGGTGACCTGCGGCGCGACAACGGCGGCCTGCCAGGCCCTCACCGTGGCGACGCTGAACGGCGCCCCCGTCGCAGCCCCGTTGCCTACCTATAGCGCGGCGGCCCGGCGTTATCGCTGGACCTTTGCCGCGCCGAACAACTCCATCCTTCCCGGCCAGACCTTCACGCTGACGTTCACCGCAACCTATACCGGCGTCGCACCGGGCACTTATCTGAACACCGGCCGCGCCAGGATAGGCGGCGTGACGACCTCGACCCCGGCAACCGCACCGGTCACGGTGCCGCCGAACACCATCAGCGTGAGCAAGGCGGTGGTCACCCCCAGTCCGGCCAACATCACGCCGAACAGCCCGGTGACCTACGCGATCACCGTGACCAACACCGGCGCCCAACCTGCGCCGGTCACCAGCGTGGTGGATTCATTGCCTGCCGCTGCGGTCGGCACGATAGGCTATACCTCGACCGCCTCGGTGCTGGTCAACGGCGTTGCGCAGACCGGCGTGGCCGGCGCGCCGGCTGCCGGCCAGTACCAGAATCCCGCCCCCGCCGCTCCGGTCGCCGGCGCGCAACAGGCCGTGACCTGGACCTTCCCCGCAGCCACGACCATCAACCCGGGGCAGACGATGGTCATCACCTTCGTCGCACAGTTCGGCGCCGTCCCCACCGGACAGATCTACTACAACGACGTGAAGGCCAACTATACCGGCGGTGCGACGGCCAGCGAGATCGCGAACGACCTCGCGCCGGTGAACGTACCCGCGATGTCCCGGATCACCAAGACCATCGACTGCGTCTACAACCCGACCTGCACACCCGGCAGCTATGTGGATGGCACGCCGATCCCGGTGAACGCCAAGCTGGGCTACAAGATCGTCTATGAGAACCTGTCCGCTTCGGCTGCCAGCGGCATCACCATCACCGACACTCTGCCGACTCAGGTGGGAGCGAACGCGGTCAGCAACCTGATCGTGAACGGCACGCCGGCGGGGGCACCCGCGCATCCGGCGGGCGGCGGGACAGTGACACTGTTGACCGGCGGCACGCTGGCGGCGGGCGCGAGCGGCACCATCACCTTCGACCTGCAGACCACCGCAACCGCAGGCGCTGGCGTGACCAACACCGCCACGATGACCACCACCCAGGATCCGCTGGGTGCGACCGGTTCCACGACGGCGGCGGCGGCGGGCGGCAACCTGTCGGTGAGCAAGGCCGTCACCAACGGCACTTCGTCCACCGTGGCGCAGGGCGGCACGGTGTCCTACACCCTTTCGGTGACCAACACCGGGTCGGCGGACGCCACGCTGACGAGCCTGGTGGATACCCTGCCGGGTGTGGCGAATGCGGCGGGCGCGACCTGGCGCTTCGCGTATGCCGCGACCGGCGCGATGACGCTGAACGGGGCGACGGTCACGCCGGCCTATACGCCGACGGTCACGCCACCCGCTGCGCCCGCCACGCTCAACAAGGAGACCGTGACCTGGACGTTCACCGGCGGCGTAGTGATCCCGGCCGGGCAGACCTTCAAGCTCACCTTCACCGCCACCGTGGGAACGCTGGTGCCCAAGGGCGCGGCCGATCCCGGCGCGACCTACTACAACGACGTGACCGCGAATTACACCGGCGGCGCGTTCCCCAGTTCGACGGCGAACGGGCAGGCGCCGGTGCTGGTACCGTTCAACACGCTGACCATGAGCAAAAGCATCGACTGCGTGTACGACGCCGCGCTGACGACCTGCCAGCCCTATGTCGTGAACACCCCGCTGCCGCCGAACGCGAAGCTGCGCTACAAACTTCTGTACGGCAACCTGTCCCAGGCGGCGCAGATCGTGACCCTTAACGACACACTGCCCGCCTCGACCACGGCGGCAGGCAACTTGTATGTCGGCAGCGGCCCGGACGTGCGGCCCAGCGTGCCGGCGCTGTCGCAAAACCCGGCAGCCGCAGGCGCGGCGCGCGGCGCGGATGCGGCGCTCACCGCCATCGCCGGCGGAACGGCAGTCGCGATGACGGCCGCCAGTCTGCCGGGAAGCAGCTCCGGCACCCTGTACATCGACGTGCAGACCAACGCGCCCTCGGGCGGCTCGGTGATCAACTGCGCGTCGATCAGCACCGTGGCGACCGATACCTGCGCGACACCCGGCGTGGTCAAAAGCACCGCGACCGCCAGCGTGCAGAACGTGGCGATACTGAACATCGGCAAAACCACCAGCACTGCCAACGTCGCGCCGGGCGGCACGGCGACCTACACCATCACCGTCACCAACACCGGCACGGCGGCCACCACCGCGCTCAAGGTGTACGACTTCCTGCCGTACAACGGCACGGCGGTGAACGGGGCCAAGCGCCTGAACTATTCGGCGACGACCGCCTACACGGTGAACGGCACGCCGACCGCGCTGACGCCCGCGATCACCACCTCGGTCGCGCCGACCGTGCCGCCCTACGCCAGCAACCTCAACCAGCAGCAGGTGCAGTGGGACTTCGGCGCCTACGCGCTGGCTGCCGGCTCGTCGCTGACCATCACCTTCAACGCCACGATCGGCGCCGATATGCCGAGCGTGAGTTATTACAACAGTGTGCGGCACGAATACACCAGCGCCGGCATCAATTTCAGCGGCAACGTGGACAACAACGCGCTGATCACGATCAACAGCGCACAGCCTTCGCTGACTTTCCTGAAAACGGTCGATGTCTATTCCGATCCGGTCAATGACACGACAAATCCGAAATTGATCCCCGGTGCGATCGCGACCTACACCCTGACCGTGACCAATTCCGGTACCGGCCCGGTGGACAACAACACGCTGGTGATCACCGATCCGATCCCCGCCGAAGCATCACTGTACGTGAACGACCTCGGCGCGCCCGACTCCGGGCCGGTGATCTTCACGCCGGGCAGCAGCGGACTGACCTTCGATCCGGCGCTGCATGTCGAATACTTCGGCGGCTCGCCGACCCCGGCGTGGGGCTACACCCCCAGTCCCCAACCGGACGGCTGCGACCCGCTGATCAGCGAAGTACGCTTCAAGCCGCAAGGCAGTTTCGCCGGCGATCCGACACCGCCCAGCCCGAGCTTCTCGCTGGAATTCCGCGTATGTGTGAAATGA
- a CDS encoding OmpA family protein, with protein sequence MNKFALPLLFAALLGTLAPAQAAETPLPERLQQIVELQRRADKLAFGGLGSDHYHLAKARTWLDLATSEYHQTDNSGIVDAAIGQAKALLDALENRRDSISMETPMQLQGSEAVRQDLWEKITVLKGDAKFTCGQRQLAEAEVQLVWTGHEKAESGWSHAQSYARGVENLVYEAQVAIANCGGEAGRKVIEKYVLSTDTLFAFDSAELIPGATARLDRLADTVKGWHSAESVTLVGHTDRYGPPAYNQKLSEQRAERIRQYLIGKGIAPERIRSGGAGSTQPLVTCPTALSKQEQVSCLQPNRRVEIILRGSGQ encoded by the coding sequence ATGAATAAGTTCGCCCTCCCGCTGTTGTTCGCTGCCCTGCTCGGCACCCTTGCGCCGGCACAGGCCGCCGAAACCCCGTTGCCGGAACGCCTGCAACAGATCGTCGAATTGCAGCGCCGCGCCGACAAGCTGGCGTTCGGCGGGCTCGGCTCGGACCACTATCATCTCGCCAAGGCGCGCACCTGGCTGGATCTGGCGACCAGCGAATACCACCAGACGGACAACAGCGGGATAGTCGATGCCGCCATCGGGCAAGCGAAAGCCCTGCTCGATGCGCTGGAGAACCGGCGCGACAGCATCAGCATGGAGACACCCATGCAACTGCAAGGCAGCGAAGCGGTGCGCCAGGACCTGTGGGAAAAGATCACCGTGTTGAAAGGCGACGCGAAATTCACCTGCGGACAGCGCCAGCTCGCCGAGGCCGAAGTGCAACTGGTCTGGACCGGCCACGAGAAGGCCGAATCCGGCTGGAGCCATGCGCAATCCTACGCGCGCGGCGTCGAAAACCTGGTCTACGAGGCGCAGGTGGCGATCGCCAATTGCGGCGGCGAGGCAGGCCGCAAGGTCATCGAAAAATACGTGCTGTCCACCGACACGCTGTTCGCCTTCGACAGCGCGGAACTGATCCCCGGCGCGACGGCACGACTGGACCGGCTCGCCGACACCGTCAAGGGCTGGCACTCCGCAGAATCCGTCACGCTGGTCGGCCACACCGACCGCTATGGTCCGCCGGCCTACAACCAGAAACTGTCCGAGCAGCGCGCCGAGCGCATCCGGCAATACCTGATCGGCAAGGGCATCGCGCCTGAGCGGATCCGCTCAGGCGGCGCGGGCTCGACGCAACCGCTGGTGACCTGCCCCACCGCGTTGTCCAAACAGGAACAGGTCAGTTGCCTGCAACCGAACCGCCGCGTGGAGATCATCTTGCGCGGCAGCGGACAGTAA
- a CDS encoding histidine phosphatase family protein, translating to MKIILVRHGESEGNVRHEINDDPQRIVNLTARGREQAAAASDRLRDRPFTHAYASQFPRAQQTAAILLRHHAVPLHIDARLNERISGMDGLHVDAFNDLVRPDYLRIRPPRGESFLGQMERVRGFLDETAARHPQGLVLAVSHENPIVAALALFADDPERVMLDKLDNCQWVELDWPPD from the coding sequence ATGAAGATCATCCTGGTGCGCCACGGCGAGAGCGAGGGCAACGTCAGGCACGAGATCAACGACGACCCGCAACGCATCGTCAACCTGACAGCACGCGGCAGGGAACAGGCTGCTGCCGCATCGGACCGGTTGCGCGATAGGCCGTTCACGCATGCCTATGCCTCGCAGTTCCCGCGCGCACAACAGACCGCTGCCATCCTGTTGCGCCATCACGCCGTCCCGCTGCACATCGACGCGCGCCTGAACGAGCGCATCTCCGGCATGGACGGGTTGCACGTGGACGCGTTCAACGACCTGGTGCGCCCCGATTACCTGCGCATCAGGCCGCCGCGCGGCGAATCGTTCCTCGGGCAGATGGAACGGGTGCGCGGATTCCTCGACGAAACCGCCGCGCGCCACCCGCAAGGGTTGGTGCTGGCCGTGTCGCACGAGAATCCCATCGTCGCGGCGCTGGCCTTGTTTGCCGACGATCCGGAACGGGTGATGCTGGACAAGCTCGACAATTGCCAGTGGGTGGAACTGGACTGGCCGCCGGACTGA
- a CDS encoding DUF1353 domain-containing protein: MSRFTSILLVSPLSDGRTWLIRSEFGYDVGTEGSGDTINVPVNFRTDFASTPRFLWVIFPPWGKYGNAAVIHDFLYWTRARPRSECDRIFLEAMQVLEVGTLTRHAMYRAVRLFGWFVWWNNPRRKRKGYDKIGQPVPDKAVALVRMK, translated from the coding sequence ATGAGCAGATTCACTTCCATCCTGCTGGTCTCGCCGCTCTCCGACGGGCGCACCTGGCTCATCCGCAGCGAGTTCGGTTACGACGTCGGCACGGAAGGCAGCGGCGACACCATCAATGTCCCGGTCAATTTCCGCACCGACTTTGCCAGCACGCCGCGCTTCCTCTGGGTCATCTTTCCGCCATGGGGGAAATACGGCAACGCTGCGGTCATTCACGATTTCCTGTACTGGACCCGTGCCCGCCCCAGATCCGAATGCGACCGGATATTCCTCGAAGCGATGCAGGTACTCGAAGTGGGGACATTGACACGGCATGCGATGTATCGGGCCGTGCGCCTGTTCGGCTGGTTCGTTTGGTGGAACAACCCGAGGCGCAAACGGAAAGGCTACGACAAGATCGGCCAGCCCGTACCGGACAAGGCGGTAGCGCTGGTGCGGATGAAATGA
- the djlA gene encoding co-chaperone DjlA, whose amino-acid sequence MFKLVGIAIGYYFLGFWGALLGFFVGAMIDRARKFGGGAVNPLQNALRQTVFLETVFISMGKLAKADGRVSQDEIEHVEQFMQKLGMTAEHRQQAIALFKQGADPAFDIEQTLDRFVSICGHTHHLREMLLVYLIVMALADGHFHPGEEKLLTGIAGRLGYGPEAFKRLMDMVLSQTHFAGGQVATADALDDAYKALGIGKDSSDAEVKRAWRKLMSQYHPDKLIGQGMPEDMIAMATEQAKEIQLAYDLIKKNRNL is encoded by the coding sequence TTGTTCAAGCTCGTCGGTATCGCCATCGGTTATTACTTTCTCGGTTTCTGGGGAGCGCTGCTCGGCTTTTTCGTCGGGGCGATGATCGATCGCGCGCGCAAGTTCGGCGGGGGGGCCGTCAATCCGCTGCAGAATGCGCTGCGCCAGACGGTGTTCCTCGAGACGGTGTTCATCTCGATGGGCAAGCTGGCCAAGGCGGACGGGCGCGTTTCGCAGGACGAGATCGAGCATGTCGAGCAGTTCATGCAGAAGCTGGGCATGACGGCGGAACATCGCCAGCAGGCCATCGCGCTGTTCAAGCAGGGTGCTGACCCGGCGTTCGACATCGAGCAGACGCTCGACAGATTCGTTTCCATCTGCGGACACACGCATCATCTGCGCGAGATGTTGCTGGTGTATCTCATCGTGATGGCGCTGGCGGACGGACATTTCCATCCCGGGGAAGAGAAACTGCTGACCGGCATTGCGGGCCGGCTCGGGTATGGCCCGGAAGCGTTCAAGCGCCTGATGGACATGGTGCTGAGCCAGACCCATTTTGCCGGCGGACAGGTCGCCACGGCCGATGCGCTGGACGATGCGTACAAGGCGCTGGGCATCGGCAAGGACAGCAGCGATGCGGAGGTCAAGCGCGCCTGGCGCAAGCTGATGAGCCAGTACCATCCCGACAAGCTGATCGGGCAGGGCATGCCGGAAGACATGATCGCGATGGCGACCGAGCAGGCGAAGGAGATCCAGCTGGCCTACGACCTGATCAAGAAGAACCGCAATCTTTGA
- a CDS encoding long-chain fatty acid--CoA ligase — translation MGNRTDLISHEIAVTLDGMFHERVRRTPAATAYRHFDEHRCEWRAFTWQEMAHEIARWQAAMSHESLQPGDRVAVMLKNSPQWVIFDQAALGLGLVTVPLYMSDRPENVAHILRDSGAKLLLIDSAAHWHPLHEACHGIESLERIVTLRTPPEGDADPRIRGIDEWLPDAHEGFRHTREDGDALATIVYTSGTTGKSKGVMLSHRNLLSNAHGVLQTFDVYPDDVFLSFLPLSHALERMAGYFAPVMVGATVAYARSVQQLQEDLAIIRPTILVTVPRIFERIQAGIHSRLEKGPARTRKLFELAIEVGHHRFEHAQKRAAWHPKLLLWPVLKKAVADKVTARLGGRLRLAVSGGAALSPHHARTFIGLGLPIAQGYGLSETSPVISVNRMHDNLPSSVGTPLANLEIRLGEHDALEVRGPSVMLGYWNNEEATRAVLGEDGWLNTGDVAHIDEHGRITITGRIKEIIVLSNGEKVPPGDMEAAILNDPLFDQVMLVGEGKAYLGLLAVVNRERWITAMRERDHPADWPASLQSPQARAYALQRVTQQIQSFPGYARIRRITLLDEPWSLENGLLTPTLKLKRAKVLEHFRNDLDAMYDRY, via the coding sequence ATGGGCAACAGGACCGACCTGATCTCGCACGAGATCGCCGTCACGCTCGACGGCATGTTCCACGAACGCGTCCGGCGCACGCCCGCAGCAACGGCGTATCGCCATTTCGACGAGCATCGCTGCGAGTGGCGCGCATTCACCTGGCAGGAAATGGCGCACGAGATCGCGCGCTGGCAGGCCGCCATGTCCCATGAGAGCCTGCAGCCCGGCGACCGCGTCGCGGTCATGCTCAAGAACTCTCCGCAGTGGGTGATCTTCGACCAGGCCGCGCTCGGGCTGGGACTGGTCACGGTGCCGCTGTACATGTCCGACCGCCCCGAGAACGTCGCGCACATCCTGCGCGATTCCGGCGCGAAGTTGCTGCTGATCGACAGCGCGGCGCACTGGCACCCGTTGCATGAAGCCTGTCACGGCATCGAATCGCTCGAACGCATCGTCACGCTGCGCACGCCGCCGGAAGGCGATGCCGATCCGCGCATCCGCGGCATCGACGAATGGCTGCCGGACGCGCACGAGGGCTTCCGCCATACCCGAGAGGACGGCGACGCGCTCGCCACCATCGTCTATACCTCGGGCACCACCGGAAAATCCAAGGGGGTGATGCTCAGCCACCGCAATCTGCTCAGCAACGCGCACGGGGTGTTGCAGACCTTCGACGTCTATCCGGACGATGTCTTCCTGTCCTTCCTGCCACTGTCGCATGCGCTGGAGCGCATGGCCGGATACTTCGCACCGGTGATGGTCGGCGCCACCGTCGCCTACGCGCGCTCGGTGCAACAACTGCAGGAAGACCTCGCGATCATCCGTCCGACCATCCTGGTCACCGTGCCGCGCATCTTCGAGCGCATCCAGGCCGGCATCCACAGCAGACTGGAGAAAGGCCCCGCACGCACGCGCAAGCTGTTCGAACTCGCCATCGAGGTCGGCCACCACCGTTTCGAACACGCGCAGAAACGCGCGGCATGGCACCCGAAGCTGCTGCTGTGGCCGGTGCTCAAGAAAGCGGTGGCGGACAAGGTCACCGCACGGCTCGGCGGCCGCCTGCGCCTGGCTGTCTCGGGCGGCGCGGCGCTATCGCCGCACCACGCGCGCACCTTCATCGGGCTCGGCCTGCCCATCGCCCAGGGATATGGCCTGTCCGAGACCAGCCCGGTGATCAGCGTCAACCGCATGCATGACAATCTCCCCAGCAGCGTCGGCACCCCCCTGGCCAATCTGGAGATCCGCTTGGGCGAGCACGATGCCCTGGAAGTGCGCGGCCCCAGCGTGATGCTGGGCTACTGGAACAACGAGGAAGCCACCCGTGCGGTGCTGGGCGAGGACGGCTGGCTGAACACCGGCGATGTCGCGCATATCGACGAACACGGGCGCATCACCATCACCGGGCGCATCAAGGAGATCATCGTGCTGTCCAACGGCGAAAAGGTGCCGCCCGGCGACATGGAAGCCGCCATCCTGAACGACCCGCTGTTCGATCAAGTCATGCTGGTCGGCGAAGGCAAGGCTTACCTCGGCCTGCTGGCCGTGGTGAACCGTGAGCGCTGGATCACCGCGATGCGCGAACGCGACCACCCGGCAGACTGGCCCGCCAGCCTGCAATCCCCGCAAGCCAGGGCCTACGCGCTGCAACGCGTCACGCAACAGATCCAGTCCTTCCCCGGCTATGCGCGCATCCGCCGCATCACCCTGCTGGACGAACCCTGGAGCCTGGAGAACGGGCTGCTGACCCCGACGCTCAAGCTCAAGCGCGCCAAGGTGCTGGAACATTTCCGCAACGATCTCGACGCGATGTACGACAGATATTGA